In Bos indicus isolate NIAB-ARS_2022 breed Sahiwal x Tharparkar chromosome 10, NIAB-ARS_B.indTharparkar_mat_pri_1.0, whole genome shotgun sequence, the DNA window GCAGGTGTTTAACGAACGGGAATCACTGTCACGGGCACagaagatggggtgggggagcgggCATCGAGGGGAGGAGAGTCCCCCGGAGGAGCGCTGGATGCCCTGGGAGGCTGACAAGAACCAAAACCTGGAAAAAAGGCAGAAGGGCGGCCTGGAGGGAGTGTGGTTGGGGGAGTAGATTTCTAGGCGATTCTAATCTAGTAGATTCAGGGAGACTGAACGTATCTGCAGTCAGGGATGGAAGTTATAAACTGGAGAGGGGGTGACTGATGGAGAAAGGTCTTAGAAGGAGGGTAGAGGATGATACAGGAACAAAGGAGAGGCACcagaaaaaagggggaaaaaagaaaaattagaaatagagtggaaggaagacagaaaactCTGGAGGTGAACAGGGAGGCAAAAAGGAAACCCAGGCAGAAAGAGGTCATGACCCTGCCCATGAAGCAGGAGGCAAGGTCACCTGCCGTGCACAGGTTTAGTAGCCGCGGCAGAGAGCAGGTCGCTCACCGAGAACTCTGCGTCTCACCTGAAGAGTGAGAACGGGCACAGAGAGGGGTCGTGGGGGCAGACATGCCAGTTCTCTGCTGTCCCTGAACAGGGAGCTGAAGGCAGACGAGCTCAAGTTCTCCCGGGCAGCACAAGGGCGCGAGGTGCTTGAGTGACAGGCGCCCCCGATTGCAGCATGAAGAGGAAACGCTTATGGAAGCGCACAGGAGCAGGGCAGGAGAGCTGGGCAGAGAAGGGTCTGGATAGTCAAGCAGGCACAGCAGCCTCTGCCTGGCCAGGGAGCATCGCTCCATGCTGGGCAGGCCGTTGGAGGCACCACGGCGGGCAGCTGGGGTCATAGCACGTCCGGGGAGCTGGACACATGGTTCTGAGGTCACTCGGACAAGACGCTtgctgggagaaggggagggaggctaCTGAGTGCGGTGTGCGTATCTGGTGGAGGAGGCTGGTGCAGCGCAGAGAGGATGGGGGCTGGCGGAGGAGGCTGGTGCTGGTGGAGAGGCCGGTGCAGAGCAGAGACTGGGGATGGCGGAGGAGGACGCGGGctggcagaggaggctggtgcaGCACAGAGAGGACAGAGGCTGGCAGAGGAGGCCGGTGCAGCGCAGAGAGGACAGGCTAGGCTTGCTCCAGCTCTTAGACTGGCCAGGAGCAACTCCAGGGACCAGTGTGCACTCAGGAGCTTGCGGGATAGGACCAGGGCAGGCAGAaccagggggtgggggagctcaGCCCAGAGCCTGGGTGCTAAGTGAACACAAGGAGGGGAAGAGGTGCCAGCACCCTTGGGACTTAGGTGCAGCTAAAGCGAACAGAGGTGGGGGCATGGCGGACACagcggggggttggggggaagacGGGGTCAGCAGCCACGGTCACCACCAGGAGCCACTCGGGGGCTGAAGCACCTCCTGACGAAGGCCAAAGAGGTGAGCGAAGACCCCGGCTtcaagctcaacactcagaaaacaaagatcacggcttccggtcccgtcacttcatggcaagcagatggggaaacagtggaaacggtggcagactttaattacttgggctccaaaatcactgcagacagtgaccgtAGCCATGAAAGAtgttaaaagacgtttgctccttggatgaaaaactatgacaaacctacacagcatattaaaaagcagagatatcactttgctgaagtcacatagtcaaagctatggtttttcagtagtcatgtatggatgtgagagtgggaccataaagaaggctgagtgccaaagaattgatgcttctccaaccgtggtgttggagaagattcttgagagtcccttggactgcaaggagatccaaccagtccatcctaaaggagatcagtcctgaatattcattggaaggactgatgctgaagctccaatactctggccacctcatgtgaagagacggctcatttgaaaagaccctgatgctgggaaagattgaaggcaggaggagaagagggcagcagaggatgagatgggtggatggcatcaccaactcaatgggcatgagtttgaccaactccaagagatagtgaaggacacggaagcctggcgtgctgcagtccatagggttgcaaagagtcggacacgactgagcgactgagcgacaaCACAAAGCTGGTCCTGGGACTGTATCATTCTTCAtcctgtggggaggaggggaaggtgagTGATAGGGAGGAAGGTGCGGCCAGGAACGGCTAATGGTATTAACACCTTGGCTGCCTCTCCTGGGGTCAGCTCAGGAACACGCAGGTAAGGAAACGCGTCAGAACTAAGAGGTGCCCTGGGAAGCCTGCAGTGCCTTGAATTCCTACTTTGCCCAGATCTTCTCCAGCAGCAGTTCGCCACCAAGCAGGGAAGATGAGCAGACAATATGGGCAAATTGGAAATGGGAAAAGATGACGTGAAACGCACAGCAATTGCTCAAAAGTGTCTTGCAAGTGAATCAATGTGTAATCCTGTCTTATAAAGAGACAATCAGGGATTCAGTTTAGCACTCCCGCCCCAGCTAAGATGATAAAAATTCTGTTGTcgattttaaatacttttagcTTTTCCATTTGATTTGGCAAACTCTTTTGCTGTTGTGGTGTGATTCCAAAGGCAACATGCAAAACACGCGGGTTTCCATCAAAGCGACCTGATCTGGAACGCCTGCTGCCATTTCACACGATACAATGCTGCATCCGCttcctttttcacatttttgtaaacagttattttcatttatgtgcagatggacttctctggtggctcagtcggcaaagaatctgcctgcaatgcaggagacctgggttcgatccctgggtcaggaagatgccctggagaaggaaacggcagtccactccagtattcttgcctggagaatcccatggacagaggagcctggccggctacagtccatatggttgcaaaagagtcagacacgacttagtgcctaaaccaccaccaccaatcaaATGAAATCTCAAATTTTACAATCCCAACCAAACCAATTCTTGTGCACAGGGGGAAAGCTATATAATTGCAACTGGTTTATCAAGAAAGCTTCTGGGCAGAGGGAACATGCCTCGCTTTCTCCGGTTCTGGGCAGGCATCATGGGGGTGCAAAGGCAggcctggtccctgccctcaggaggCTTATGCTGTTAGAGGTGAGAAggcactatgctgctgctgctgctgctaagtcgcttcagtcgtgtccgactctgtgcaaccccagagacggcagcccacccgtccctgtgattctccaggcaagaacactggagtgggttgccatttccttctccaacacatgaaagtgaaaagtgaaagtgaagttgcgcagtcgtgtccgactcctagcgaccccatggactgcagcccaccaggccctttcgtccatgggattttccaggcaagagtactggagtggggtgccattgccttctccgaagaaggCAATATAACAGTGATTAAGAGCACAAGCAAATCTTGGTTCCCTTACTCACCAGCCACCAGCATCGAGCTCTCCAAGCtctatttttctaatatatttttactttcttggcGCTGCTGGGTCCTGGGTGTAGCATGGgaactctcagttgtggcacaagggacccagtgccctgaccaggaattgaaccggggctCCCAGcactgggagggcagagtcttagcttctggaccgccagggaagtctcatctcCAAGCTTTCAAATGTGG includes these proteins:
- the EFCAB11 gene encoding EF-hand calcium-binding domain-containing protein 11 isoform X1, encoding MAMFCSQAGARPRTWEASPPEHKKWVEVFKACDEDNKGYLSREDFKVAVVMLFGYKPSKIEADSVMSSVDPNTSGIRLKEFLDIVRKKKEAQLYRNEVRHIFTAFDRHYRGYLTLEDFKKAFKQVAPKLSERIILEVFRMKNDTVPGPALCCRSVAQSCPTLCNPMDCSTPGFRVLHYLLELVKLMPIELVMPSTHLILCCPLLLLPSIFPSIRVFSNEPSLHMRWPEYWSFSISPSNEYSGLISFRMDWLDLLAVQGTLKNLLQHHGWRSINSLALSLLYGPTLTSIHDY